From the Billgrantia sulfidoxydans genome, one window contains:
- a CDS encoding ABC transporter ATP-binding protein, with product MIDSPFVEVERLRFSRGEKTIFDGVELRIPRGRITAIMGPSGTGKTTLLKLIGGQLVPDAGRVLIAGQDVHALSRKALFTLRRRMGMLFQSGALFSDLSVFENVAFPLRVHTDLPQAMIRDLVLMKLQAVGLRGARELMPAELSGGMARRVALARAIALDPDLVLYDEPFVGQDPISKGVLVQLIKKLNEALGLTSIVVSHDIQETLSIADYVYVIADGRVMAHGTPGSLDIDDDPRVSQFVHGEPDGPVPFHYPAPDYFRDILNLEGRP from the coding sequence ATGATCGATTCCCCCTTCGTGGAGGTGGAGAGGCTGCGTTTCTCGCGCGGTGAAAAGACCATCTTCGACGGCGTCGAGCTGCGGATCCCCCGTGGCCGGATCACGGCCATCATGGGCCCCAGCGGCACGGGCAAGACGACGCTGCTCAAGCTGATCGGCGGGCAGCTGGTTCCCGACGCCGGTAGAGTCCTGATCGCCGGTCAGGACGTGCACGCGCTGTCGCGCAAGGCGCTGTTCACCCTGCGTCGGCGCATGGGCATGCTGTTCCAGAGCGGCGCGCTGTTCTCCGACCTCAGCGTGTTCGAGAACGTGGCCTTCCCGCTGCGTGTGCATACCGATCTGCCCCAGGCGATGATTCGCGACCTGGTGCTGATGAAGCTGCAGGCGGTGGGGCTGCGTGGGGCGCGCGAACTGATGCCGGCGGAGCTGTCGGGCGGCATGGCGCGGCGCGTCGCGCTGGCCCGGGCGATTGCGCTCGACCCTGACCTGGTGCTCTACGACGAGCCGTTCGTGGGCCAGGACCCGATCTCCAAGGGCGTGCTGGTACAGCTGATCAAGAAGCTCAACGAGGCGCTCGGACTGACCTCCATCGTGGTTTCGCACGATATTCAGGAGACCCTGTCGATTGCGGACTATGTCTACGTCATCGCCGACGGGCGGGTCATGGCGCACGGTACGCCGGGGAGTCTCGACATCGACGACGACCCGCGCGTCAGTCAGTTCGTGCACGGCGAGCCGGACGGCCCGGTGCCCTTCCACTATCCGGCGCCGGACTACTTCCGCGACATCCTCAACCTGGAGGGGCGGCCATGA
- the rapZ gene encoding RNase adapter RapZ, with the protein MQLVIISGRSGSGKSIALQALEDIGYYAIDNLPAMLLGSLVDELRSSPTIQTSIAVSIDARNLPHALERFPRLLEELRNKQVDCQVIYLTTDARILLERYSATRRRHPLTRGRDMTLNEAIESEDATLSDIRNLADLIIDTSRLSVHDLRGRITEQVASHRADQLTLTVESFGFKGGVPLDADIVFDARCLPNPYWDPRLRSATGREPCIVEFLEQYPLVQQMLDDIIAWVERWLPAYRDTHRSYLTVAIGCTGGQHRSVYLAERLAKHLARQQPDVRLRHRELGIHTPVTATRDVTVETSERKET; encoded by the coding sequence ATGCAGCTTGTGATCATCAGCGGCCGTTCCGGCTCCGGCAAGTCGATCGCACTGCAGGCGCTCGAGGACATCGGTTACTACGCCATCGACAACCTTCCGGCGATGCTGCTCGGCTCGCTGGTGGATGAGCTACGCAGCTCGCCCACGATCCAGACCTCCATCGCCGTCAGCATCGATGCGCGCAACCTCCCCCACGCCCTGGAGCGCTTCCCGCGCCTGCTGGAGGAGCTGCGCAACAAGCAGGTCGACTGCCAGGTCATCTACCTGACCACCGATGCCCGCATTCTCCTCGAACGCTACTCCGCGACCCGACGGCGTCACCCCCTGACCCGCGGCCGGGACATGACCCTGAACGAGGCCATCGAGTCGGAAGACGCCACGCTGAGCGACATTCGCAACCTGGCGGACCTGATCATCGACACCTCGCGGCTGTCGGTGCATGACCTGCGCGGGCGTATCACCGAACAGGTGGCCAGCCATCGCGCCGACCAGTTGACCCTGACGGTGGAGTCGTTCGGCTTCAAGGGCGGCGTACCGCTCGATGCCGATATCGTCTTCGACGCGCGCTGCCTGCCTAACCCCTACTGGGACCCGCGATTGCGCTCGGCCACCGGCAGGGAGCCCTGCATCGTGGAGTTCCTCGAACAGTATCCTCTGGTCCAGCAGATGCTCGACGACATCATCGCCTGGGTCGAGCGCTGGCTACCGGCCTACCGCGATACCCACCGCAGCTACCTGACCGTCGCCATCGGCTGCACCGGCGGCCAGCACCGTTCGGTGTACCTGGCGGAGCGCCTCGCCAAGCACCTGGCCCGGCAGCAGCCGGACGTGCGCCTGCGTCACCGGGAGCTCGGCATCCACACCCCGGTCACCGCCACCCGGGACGTGACCGTAGAGACCTCCGAACGCAAGGAAACCTGA
- a CDS encoding KdsC family phosphatase has product MALATSTLDPHLVDRLRKVRLLALDVDGVLTDGRLYFQADGVEIKAFHTQDGLGLKLLRRAGLQVAFLTGRESPMVSHRAAALGIDHVYQSCEDKLATLRELCTRRGIELEQVAYCGDDLPDLAAIQRAGIGITVPNTPPYIRDVADYVTERSGGHGAVREICDLLLEAQGHRDALVDTYLHGKR; this is encoded by the coding sequence ATGGCTCTGGCCACCTCCACTCTCGATCCGCATCTTGTCGACCGCCTGCGCAAGGTTCGCCTGCTGGCGCTGGACGTGGACGGCGTACTCACCGACGGCCGCCTCTATTTCCAGGCCGACGGCGTCGAAATCAAGGCATTTCACACCCAGGACGGCCTGGGCCTCAAGCTGCTGCGGCGGGCCGGCCTGCAGGTAGCCTTCCTGACCGGACGCGAATCGCCCATGGTCAGCCACCGCGCCGCCGCCCTGGGTATCGATCACGTCTACCAGAGCTGCGAGGACAAGCTCGCCACCCTGCGCGAGCTGTGCACGCGGCGGGGCATCGAGCTCGAACAGGTGGCCTACTGCGGCGACGACCTACCCGACCTGGCCGCCATCCAGCGTGCCGGCATCGGCATCACCGTCCCCAACACCCCGCCCTACATCCGCGACGTGGCCGACTACGTCACCGAACGCAGCGGGGGACACGGCGCGGTGCGCGAGATCTGCGACCTGCTGCTCGAGGCCCAAGGGCATCGCGACGCGCTGGTCGATACCTACCTCCACGGCAAGCGCTGA
- the hpf gene encoding ribosome hibernation-promoting factor, HPF/YfiA family encodes MQVNITGHHVELTDSLRDYVSEKLNRVQRHYDNITNVQVTLSIEKERQQAACTLHAAGADLHAEASDQDMYAAIDALTDKLDRQLVKHKEKAQARAQGAGVR; translated from the coding sequence ATGCAAGTCAACATCACCGGCCATCATGTTGAGCTGACCGATTCACTGCGTGACTACGTGAGCGAGAAGCTGAACCGCGTCCAGCGACATTACGACAACATCACCAACGTGCAGGTCACGCTCTCGATCGAGAAGGAGCGCCAGCAGGCCGCCTGCACGCTGCATGCCGCCGGCGCCGATCTGCATGCCGAAGCTTCCGATCAGGACATGTACGCCGCCATCGATGCGCTGACCGACAAGCTCGATCGTCAACTGGTCAAACACAAGGAAAAGGCCCAGGCTCGCGCCCAGGGCGCCGGCGTTCGCTGA
- the pmbA gene encoding metalloprotease PmbA produces the protein MSKAFDAAAQQALLESRAEQALSLARHLGADACEVGASVDQGVGISVREGEVESVELSRDQGVAVTVYLRGHKGSASSTDAGDASIREVVEKAMAIALYTGEDPAAGLADPELMATDLPDLDVHHPWPLSTEQAIELALACEAAGRGEPGIRQSEGASLSSGEGVRVYANSHGFLGSQRGSRHSLSCMLIAEDAGGMQRDYDYTSARNPRDLLAAEEVGKRAAERTLRRLGAQRPVTGRLPVLFDASVASGLVGHLMSAIAGGALFRQASFLCDRLGEPLFPDWFSLGERPMERGAMASSPFDNDGVQTRDNVFVEEGRLASYMLSAYSARRLGMQTTGNAGGARNLRIAAPLESREALLARMGRGVLVTELMGQGVNGVTGDYSRGAAGFWVENGEIRHPVEEFTIAGNLEAMYKGLLAVGNDIDTRGSIHTGSWLIDEMTVAGS, from the coding sequence ATGAGCAAGGCTTTCGATGCCGCCGCCCAGCAGGCGCTGCTGGAGTCCCGTGCCGAGCAGGCGTTGTCCCTGGCTCGGCATCTGGGGGCCGATGCCTGTGAGGTGGGGGCCAGTGTCGATCAGGGCGTCGGCATCAGCGTACGTGAAGGGGAGGTGGAGTCCGTCGAACTCTCTCGCGACCAGGGGGTTGCCGTGACGGTCTACCTGCGCGGGCACAAGGGCAGCGCCTCCTCCACCGATGCCGGTGACGCCTCGATCCGTGAGGTCGTGGAAAAGGCCATGGCCATCGCGCTCTACACCGGGGAAGACCCCGCGGCCGGGCTGGCCGACCCTGAACTGATGGCGACCGACCTGCCGGATCTCGACGTGCACCATCCCTGGCCGCTCTCCACCGAGCAGGCCATCGAGCTGGCACTGGCCTGTGAAGCGGCCGGGCGCGGCGAACCCGGTATCCGTCAATCCGAAGGCGCCTCGCTCTCCAGCGGCGAGGGAGTGCGGGTCTATGCCAACAGTCATGGCTTCCTCGGCAGTCAGCGTGGTAGCCGCCATTCGCTCTCGTGCATGTTGATCGCCGAGGACGCGGGCGGCATGCAGCGCGACTATGACTACACCAGTGCGCGCAACCCCCGCGACCTGCTGGCCGCAGAGGAGGTGGGCAAGCGCGCGGCCGAGCGCACCCTGCGCCGCCTGGGCGCACAGCGCCCCGTGACCGGGCGCCTGCCGGTGCTGTTCGATGCCAGCGTCGCCAGCGGCCTCGTCGGCCACCTGATGAGTGCCATCGCCGGCGGTGCGCTCTTTCGCCAGGCGTCTTTCCTGTGCGACCGGCTGGGCGAGCCGCTGTTTCCCGACTGGTTCAGCCTGGGGGAGCGACCCATGGAGCGTGGCGCCATGGCCAGCTCGCCGTTCGACAACGACGGCGTGCAGACCCGCGACAACGTCTTCGTCGAGGAGGGCCGCCTGGCCAGCTACATGCTGTCGGCCTACAGCGCGCGGCGTCTTGGCATGCAGACCACCGGCAACGCCGGCGGCGCACGCAACCTGCGCATCGCCGCACCGCTCGAGTCGCGCGAGGCGCTGCTCGCCCGCATGGGTCGGGGCGTGCTAGTCACCGAACTGATGGGGCAGGGGGTCAACGGCGTGACCGGCGACTATTCGCGTGGGGCGGCCGGCTTCTGGGTGGAGAACGGCGAGATCCGACATCCGGTGGAGGAGTTCACCATCGCCGGCAACCTCGAGGCAATGTACAAGGGGCTGCTGGCCGTGGGCAATGACATCGACACTCGCGGCAGCATCCATACCGGCAGCTGGCTGATCGACGAGATGACCGTGGCCGGTAGCTGA
- a CDS encoding KpsF/GutQ family sugar-phosphate isomerase: protein MSSDDSTAPPDSAAPGITPLRESARRTLRIEEQAIAALLERLDSHFDRACELMLACQGRVVVTGMGKSGHVAGKIAATLASTGTPSFFVHPGEASHGDLGMITPGDVVLALSNSGETAEVTALLPLLKRIGTPLISMTGRPDSTLARHADAHLDAGVEREACPLDLAPTASTTAALALGDALAVALLEARGFTAEDFALSHPGGSLGKRLLLRVSDLMHQGERLPSVPLGSPLRDALLEITRQGLGFTCVVDEHNRLIGVYTDGDLRRTLDQYQDLSQLTVDDVMTRPGKRIAPDVLAAEAVRMMEDNLITALAVVDEAGHPIGALHMHDLLRSGVI from the coding sequence ATGAGCTCAGACGATTCCACCGCACCCCCCGACAGCGCCGCCCCGGGCATCACGCCGCTGAGGGAGAGCGCTCGACGCACCCTCAGGATCGAGGAGCAAGCCATCGCGGCACTCCTCGAGCGGCTCGACAGCCACTTCGACCGCGCCTGCGAGCTGATGCTCGCCTGCCAGGGCCGCGTGGTGGTGACCGGCATGGGCAAGTCGGGCCATGTCGCCGGCAAGATCGCCGCCACACTTGCCAGCACCGGCACGCCGTCGTTCTTCGTGCACCCCGGCGAGGCCAGCCACGGCGACCTCGGCATGATCACCCCAGGCGACGTGGTGCTGGCCTTGTCGAACTCCGGCGAGACCGCCGAGGTCACCGCACTGCTGCCGCTGCTCAAGCGCATCGGCACGCCGCTGATCAGCATGACCGGGCGCCCCGACTCGACGCTGGCCCGCCACGCCGACGCCCACCTCGATGCCGGCGTCGAACGCGAGGCCTGCCCCCTCGACTTGGCGCCAACGGCTTCGACCACCGCCGCGCTGGCGCTGGGCGATGCGCTGGCCGTGGCCCTGCTCGAGGCGCGCGGCTTCACCGCCGAGGACTTCGCCCTCTCGCACCCCGGCGGCAGTCTTGGCAAGCGGCTGCTGCTGCGCGTCAGCGACCTGATGCACCAGGGCGAGCGACTGCCGAGCGTGCCGCTGGGCAGCCCCTTGCGCGACGCCCTGCTCGAGATCACCCGGCAGGGGCTCGGCTTCACCTGCGTCGTCGATGAGCACAATCGGCTGATCGGTGTCTATACCGACGGCGACCTGCGCCGCACGCTCGACCAGTATCAGGACCTTAGCCAGCTGACGGTGGACGATGTCATGACCCGGCCCGGCAAGCGCATCGCCCCCGACGTGCTGGCGGCCGAAGCGGTACGCATGATGGAAGACAACCTGATAACGGCGCTGGCCGTCGTCGACGAAGCGGGCCACCCGATCGGTGCCCTGCACATGCACGATCTGCTGCGAAGCGGCGTGATCTGA
- a CDS encoding calcium/sodium antiporter gives MLIAFVAVALGLAGLTWSADRFVNAAAATASRTGLSAMLVGMTVVALGTSAPEMVVALFAALDGLPDLAIGNALGSNIANIGLVLGATALARPVPVPFSLVRRELPLLLGATGITGYALANGVLGHFDGLVLLLLMVFSLWWLIRADTPDANPAGEIPDMTLKRALSWLVVTLLLLSLSSRALVWGASELARGLGISELVIGLTVVAVGTSLPELAACVASALKRHHDLAIGNVIGSNLFNLLAVLPIPALIAPGAPHPDAAGRDYRVMLLLTLALAILLLWQRQGRLGRLVGGAFLTTYAAYLVWLGVSGGAT, from the coding sequence ATGCTGATCGCTTTCGTCGCCGTCGCCCTCGGCCTTGCCGGCCTCACCTGGAGCGCCGACCGTTTCGTCAATGCCGCGGCCGCCACGGCCAGCCGCACCGGCCTGAGCGCGATGCTCGTCGGCATGACCGTGGTGGCGCTGGGCACCTCGGCGCCCGAGATGGTGGTGGCGCTGTTCGCGGCTCTGGACGGCCTTCCCGACCTGGCCATCGGCAACGCGCTGGGCTCCAACATCGCCAACATCGGGCTGGTGCTGGGCGCGACGGCGCTGGCGCGCCCCGTCCCGGTGCCCTTCTCGCTGGTGCGTCGCGAGCTGCCCCTGTTGCTCGGCGCGACCGGGATCACCGGCTATGCGCTGGCCAACGGCGTGCTGGGACACTTCGATGGCTTGGTCCTGCTGCTGCTGATGGTCTTCAGCCTGTGGTGGCTGATTCGCGCCGATACGCCCGATGCCAACCCGGCCGGCGAGATACCCGACATGACGCTCAAGCGCGCACTCTCCTGGCTGGTCGTCACCCTGCTGCTGCTGTCACTGAGCTCCCGCGCCCTGGTGTGGGGGGCCAGCGAGCTGGCGCGCGGCCTCGGCATCAGCGAACTGGTGATCGGCCTGACCGTGGTCGCGGTGGGTACCAGCCTGCCGGAACTGGCTGCCTGCGTAGCCAGCGCACTCAAGCGCCACCACGACCTGGCCATCGGCAACGTGATCGGCTCCAACCTGTTCAATCTTCTCGCGGTGCTGCCGATTCCGGCGCTCATCGCCCCCGGCGCCCCCCACCCGGACGCCGCGGGACGCGACTATCGCGTCATGCTGCTGCTGACGCTGGCCCTGGCCATCCTGCTGCTGTGGCAGCGCCAGGGCCGGCTCGGCCGCCTCGTCGGCGGTGCCTTCCTGACCACTTACGCCGCCTACCTGGTCTGGCTCGGCGTCAGCGGCGGGGCCACTTGA
- a CDS encoding RNA polymerase factor sigma-54, whose protein sequence is MAMKASLQLRVGTQLTMTPQLQQAIALLQLSTLDLRQEIQQALESNPMLELDDGFGEQAVSETPSDDWASEIPSELSTDSDWTDTYPDHGTGSGSGAATGEGPDFERQASAQTLAGHLIWQLAMTDLNDRQRLIAESLIDAVDAAGYLAHPLEEIRDGLRRQGLEGLPTREVEQVLLRLQQFEPTGVFARDLRECLMLQLAALPDDTPLLPQTRRLVRQFLEALAADDRRLLKRRLGLDDESLDQVIALVRSLDPRPGSDFAEVGSSYVTPDLVAYHDESGWRVELNAEALPRLRIQPDYVALVRRADKSQDNQFLKDHLQEARWLIKSLASRNDTLLRVGREIMARQIEFLEQGEEGMKPLVLADIAQAVEMHESTISRVTTQKFIHTPRGVFELKYFFSSHVGGSGDGDVHSSTAIRARIRKLIADEPPRKPLSDSRLVDLLAEDGIQVARRTVAKYREALGIPSSSERKRFR, encoded by the coding sequence ATGGCCATGAAAGCGTCCCTGCAATTACGTGTCGGCACTCAGCTGACCATGACCCCCCAGCTGCAACAGGCCATAGCCCTGCTGCAGCTCTCGACCCTCGACCTACGCCAGGAGATCCAGCAGGCGCTGGAATCCAACCCCATGCTGGAACTCGACGACGGCTTCGGCGAACAGGCCGTCAGCGAAACCCCGAGCGACGACTGGGCCAGCGAGATACCCAGCGAACTCTCCACCGACAGCGACTGGACGGACACCTACCCCGACCACGGCACGGGCTCCGGCTCAGGCGCCGCCACCGGCGAGGGGCCGGACTTCGAGCGCCAAGCCTCGGCGCAGACCCTCGCCGGCCATCTGATCTGGCAGCTGGCGATGACCGACCTGAACGACCGCCAGCGCCTCATCGCCGAGAGCCTGATCGACGCCGTGGACGCCGCCGGCTACCTGGCCCACCCCCTGGAGGAAATACGCGACGGCCTGCGCCGTCAGGGCCTGGAGGGGTTGCCCACCCGGGAGGTCGAGCAGGTCCTGCTGCGATTGCAGCAGTTCGAGCCCACCGGCGTGTTCGCCCGCGACCTGCGCGAGTGCCTGATGCTGCAGCTGGCGGCGCTGCCCGATGATACCCCACTGCTGCCCCAGACCCGCCGTCTCGTGCGCCAGTTCCTCGAGGCGCTGGCTGCCGACGACCGCCGCCTGCTCAAGCGTCGCCTGGGTCTCGACGACGAGTCGCTGGACCAGGTCATCGCCCTGGTTCGCTCGCTGGATCCCCGCCCCGGCAGCGACTTTGCCGAGGTCGGCAGCAGCTACGTCACCCCGGACCTCGTCGCCTATCACGACGAATCGGGCTGGCGCGTGGAACTCAACGCCGAGGCCCTGCCGCGCCTGCGCATCCAGCCCGACTACGTCGCCCTGGTGCGGCGTGCGGACAAGAGCCAGGACAACCAGTTCCTCAAGGATCACCTGCAGGAGGCCCGCTGGCTGATAAAGAGCCTGGCCAGCCGCAACGACACGCTTCTGCGGGTGGGACGGGAGATCATGGCGCGCCAGATCGAGTTTCTCGAGCAGGGCGAGGAAGGCATGAAGCCGCTGGTGCTGGCCGACATCGCCCAGGCCGTCGAGATGCACGAATCGACCATCTCGCGGGTGACGACGCAGAAGTTCATCCATACTCCGCGAGGCGTCTTCGAGCTGAAGTACTTCTTCTCCAGCCATGTCGGCGGAAGCGGCGACGGGGACGTCCACTCCAGCACCGCGATCCGTGCCCGCATCCGCAAGCTCATCGCCGACGAGCCGCCCCGCAAGCCGCTCTCCGACAGCCGCCTGGTGGATCTGCTGGCCGAGGATGGCATCCAGGTCGCCCGCCGCACGGTGGCCAAGTATCGCGAAGCCTTGGGCATCCCCTCATCGAGCGAGCGCAAGCGTTTTCGTTGA
- the ptsN gene encoding PTS IIA-like nitrogen regulatory protein PtsN: MTLETILPPERALFDVPGGSKKRVLEFFSTFIAQNTPSLDSQEVFGRLVGRERLGSTGIGNGVAIPHARSPHCHSPVAAFLKLAEPIDFDAIDGEPVDLVFVLLVPEEADDTHLSLLSQVASVMNDAETRARLRKCTSQRELHERLVEAIRRQSSA; the protein is encoded by the coding sequence ATGACACTGGAAACCATCCTGCCCCCGGAACGCGCTCTGTTCGACGTTCCGGGAGGCAGCAAGAAGAGGGTGCTGGAGTTCTTCAGCACCTTCATCGCGCAGAACACCCCGAGCCTCGACAGCCAGGAGGTCTTCGGTAGACTGGTCGGGCGCGAGCGGCTGGGCAGCACCGGTATCGGCAACGGCGTGGCCATTCCTCATGCCCGCAGCCCCCACTGCCACAGCCCCGTGGCCGCCTTTCTCAAGCTGGCCGAACCCATCGACTTCGACGCCATCGACGGCGAGCCGGTCGACCTGGTGTTCGTGCTGCTGGTGCCCGAAGAGGCCGACGATACGCACCTGTCGCTGCTGAGCCAAGTAGCCAGCGTCATGAACGACGCCGAGACGCGCGCCCGGCTGCGCAAGTGCACGAGCCAGCGTGAACTCCACGAGCGTCTCGTCGAAGCGATACGACGACAGTCCTCGGCCTGA
- the lptC gene encoding LPS export ABC transporter periplasmic protein LptC, with amino-acid sequence MLRRLPRPSFRVWLFLLLVILGGLIAWLDPWQAPAPGPVPTDEAGEPDYYLEQAQLTRFDATGLAHQRLESPRLVHTPHDDVTRAVTPLAHLIDRDNRRWEASGEEGRLGPGGNPLTLSGDARLFAPEERWQLDTETLHFDANVGHAWSDTPALLQQPPQHMRGERFDAWIHDNRARLTDNVRGHHVPEGTQSGQADAVNLEDFTP; translated from the coding sequence ATGCTGCGTCGGTTGCCACGCCCCTCGTTTCGTGTCTGGCTGTTCCTGCTGCTGGTGATCCTCGGCGGCCTGATCGCCTGGCTGGATCCCTGGCAGGCCCCGGCCCCCGGCCCGGTCCCCACCGACGAGGCCGGCGAACCCGACTATTACCTGGAGCAGGCGCAGCTGACCCGCTTCGACGCCACCGGTCTGGCGCATCAGCGCCTGGAGAGCCCGCGACTCGTCCACACCCCCCATGACGACGTCACCCGTGCCGTCACGCCCCTGGCCCATCTGATCGACCGCGACAACCGGCGCTGGGAGGCGAGCGGTGAGGAAGGCCGTCTCGGCCCGGGCGGCAATCCGCTGACGCTCTCGGGCGACGCCCGGCTGTTCGCGCCCGAGGAGCGCTGGCAGCTCGACACCGAGACCCTGCACTTCGACGCCAACGTGGGTCATGCCTGGAGCGACACGCCCGCCCTGCTGCAGCAACCCCCCCAGCACATGCGCGGCGAGCGCTTCGACGCCTGGATTCATGACAATCGGGCACGTTTGACCGACAATGTGCGCGGCCACCATGTCCCGGAAGGCACCCAGTCGGGACAAGCCGACGCCGTCAACCTAGAGGATTTCACGCCATGA
- the lptB gene encoding LPS export ABC transporter ATP-binding protein, with translation MKTLHARHLAKSYKRRRVVHDISLTIEQGRVVGLLGPNGAGKTTSFYMIVGLVKADAGEVHIDDRDLSHSAMHERARAGIGYLPQEASIFRKLSVADNIMAILETRRDLDRRGRQERLEQLLEDFHVTHIRDNLGMSLSGGERRRVEIARALATEPAFILLDEPFAGVDPISVGEIKGIIRQLKARDIGVLITDHNVRETLDICDSAYIVGDGQIIADGNAEAILANKRVREVYLGEDFRL, from the coding sequence ATGAAGACCCTGCACGCCCGCCACCTGGCCAAGAGCTACAAGCGTCGCCGCGTGGTCCACGACATCAGCCTCACCATCGAGCAGGGCCGCGTGGTCGGCCTGCTCGGGCCCAACGGGGCCGGCAAGACCACGTCGTTCTACATGATCGTCGGTCTGGTCAAGGCCGATGCCGGTGAAGTGCACATCGACGACCGGGACCTCTCGCACAGCGCCATGCACGAACGGGCTCGGGCGGGTATCGGCTACCTGCCCCAGGAGGCATCGATCTTTCGCAAGCTGTCGGTAGCCGACAACATCATGGCCATCCTCGAGACGCGCCGGGATCTCGACCGCCGCGGGCGACAGGAGAGGCTCGAGCAGCTGCTGGAAGATTTCCACGTCACCCACATCCGCGACAACCTGGGCATGAGCCTGTCCGGCGGCGAACGGCGCCGCGTCGAGATCGCCCGGGCGCTGGCCACCGAACCGGCCTTCATCCTGCTCGATGAACCCTTCGCCGGGGTCGACCCGATCTCGGTGGGCGAGATCAAGGGCATCATCCGCCAGCTCAAGGCGCGCGACATCGGGGTGTTGATCACCGACCACAACGTCCGTGAAACCCTCGACATCTGCGACTCGGCCTACATCGTCGGCGACGGCCAGATCATTGCCGATGGAAACGCCGAGGCCATTCTGGCCAACAAGCGGGTGCGAGAGGTCTATCTCGGCGAGGACTTTCGCCTGTAG
- a CDS encoding HPr family phosphocarrier protein — protein sequence MPCRKLTLTNKRGLHARAATKLVQCCQPFSARVLVNRGPQQADASNIMALLMLGAPCGTELEVSAEGEDAEAALEAIEALFEARFEEDT from the coding sequence GTGCCCTGCCGCAAGCTGACCCTGACCAACAAACGCGGCCTCCATGCCCGCGCTGCCACCAAGCTGGTCCAGTGCTGCCAGCCCTTCAGCGCGCGCGTGCTCGTCAACCGCGGGCCGCAGCAGGCCGATGCCAGCAATATCATGGCGCTGCTGATGCTGGGGGCTCCCTGCGGCACCGAACTCGAGGTCAGCGCCGAGGGCGAAGATGCCGAAGCGGCGCTGGAAGCGATCGAGGCCCTCTTCGAGGCCCGCTTCGAAGAGGATACCTAG
- the lptA gene encoding lipopolysaccharide transport periplasmic protein LptA: MKRCRLPTLRRPFTLALASVTLIGLASIGPAMAQQRDAEQPIEVEADRLDLDDRAGTAVYTGDVDIRQGSMRLTGDRVEFQRNAAGELSRATARGERAYIEQQPDPEQPVVRGWGRTIVYHVAERRVELIDRAELHQGGDTFDGGYLEYFLDRRVVQARSQSEGVEGSQRIRMTLQPER; this comes from the coding sequence ATGAAGCGATGCAGGCTCCCGACCCTCCGCAGGCCATTCACCCTGGCACTGGCCAGCGTGACGCTGATCGGCCTGGCGAGTATCGGGCCGGCCATGGCGCAGCAGCGCGACGCCGAGCAGCCCATCGAGGTCGAGGCCGACCGGCTCGACCTCGACGATCGCGCCGGCACCGCGGTCTACACCGGCGATGTCGACATTCGCCAGGGCAGCATGCGACTCACCGGCGACCGCGTCGAGTTTCAGCGCAATGCGGCCGGCGAACTCTCGCGCGCCACGGCCCGCGGCGAGCGCGCCTACATCGAGCAGCAGCCCGACCCCGAGCAACCCGTGGTTCGCGGCTGGGGGCGTACCATTGTCTACCATGTCGCCGAGCGCCGTGTGGAACTGATCGACCGCGCCGAGCTGCACCAGGGCGGCGACACCTTCGACGGCGGCTACCTCGAGTACTTCCTCGACCGCCGCGTGGTGCAGGCACGCTCCCAGAGCGAGGGCGTCGAAGGCAGCCAGCGCATTCGCATGACCCTGCAGCCGGAGCGCTGA